One segment of Rosa chinensis cultivar Old Blush chromosome 6, RchiOBHm-V2, whole genome shotgun sequence DNA contains the following:
- the LOC112172025 gene encoding rop guanine nucleotide exchange factor 3-like has translation MGQELDEEQAAPPVEWQNGANGRTVEIMILKARADIHINLPALKKLDSMLIETLDSMVDTEFGYVEGGSRAEGRNRTPGQSKRWWLPSPQLKSCTTSLINDRPLNTRMSTNSGKRKLRRVSEGDVANMSMDCRRKSKRWREASEPVLIKKNQTFESNNENDNASNYCDEGSRNDRQNSDVIVNERFWTGFFG, from the exons ATGGGCCAGGAACTTGATGAAGAACAAGCAGCGCCGCCG GTTGAATGGCAAAATGGTGCTAATGGCCGGACAGTAGAG ATTATGATTCTGAAAGCTCGTGCAGatatacacatcaatcttccaGCACTTAAGAAGTTGGACTCGATGCTTATT GAAACACTTGATTCAATGGTGGATACTGAGTTTGGGTATGTAGAAGGTGGTAGCAGGGCAGAAGGACGAAACAGAACTCCAGGTCAGAGCAAGAGATGGTGGCTCCCATCACCTCAG CTAAAATCATGTACAACTTCATTGATAAATGATCGTCCTTTGAATACAAGGATGTCAACAAACAGTGGAAAAAGGAAACTAAGGAGAGTTTCAGAAGGTGATGTTGCTAATATGAGCATGGATTGTCGAAGAAAATCAAAAAGGTGGAGAGAAG CATCTGAGCCAGTGTTAATAAAAAAGAATCAGACGTTCGAGAGTAATAATGAAAATGACAATGCATCTAACTATTGTGATGAGGGAAGTAGAAACGATCGACAAAATTCTGACGTGATTGTAAATGAAAG GTTCTGGACTGGCTTTTTTGGCTGA